From one Onychomys torridus chromosome 12, mOncTor1.1, whole genome shotgun sequence genomic stretch:
- the Tnk2 gene encoding activated CDC42 kinase 1 isoform X5: MDPPDLLSVELSTSRPTQHLGRVKKPTYDPVSEDQDPLSSDFKRLGLRKPALPRGLWLAKPSARVPGTKAGRSGGGEVTLIDFGEEPAVPAPRPCAPSLAQLAMDACSLLDKTPPQSPTRALPRPLHPTPVVDWDARPLPPPPAYDEVAQDEDDFEVCSINSTLMGAGLPAGPSQGETNYAFVPEQAQLPPALEDNLFLPPQGGGKPPSLAQTAEIFQALQQECMLQLQVPAGPLTPSPAPGGDDKPQVPPRVPIPPRPTRPRVELSPAPSGEEEASRWPGPASPPRVPPREPLSPQGSRTPSPLVPPGSSPLPHRLSSSPGKPMPTTQSFASDPKYATPQVIQAPGQRAGPCILPIVRDGRKVSSTHYYLLPERPAYLERYQRFLREAQSPEEPAPLPVPLLLPPPSTPAPAAPTATVRPMPQAAPDPKANFSTNNSNPGARPPALRATARLPQRGCPGDGQEAARPADKVQMVEQLFGLGLRPRVECHKVLEMFDWNLEQAGCHLLGSCGPAHHKR; encoded by the exons ATGGACCCTCCTGACCTGCTGAGTGTGGAACTGAGCACCTCCCGACCCACCCAGCATCTAGGAAGGGTGAAAA AGCCAACATACGACCCTGTGAGTGAGGACCAAGACCCCTTATCCAGCGACTTCAAGAGGCTGGGCCTGAGGAAGCCAGCCCTGCCCCGAGGGCTGTGGCTAGCAAAGCCATCGGCCCGCGTGCCAGGCACCAAGGCAGGCCGCAGTGGTGGGGGCGAGGTCACGCTCATCGACTTTGGGGAGGAGCCTGCGGTCCCAGCCCCACGGCCCTGTGCACCCTCCTTGGCACAGTTGGCCATGGATGCCTGCTCCTTGCTGGACAAGACACCTCCACAGAGCCCCACACGGGCGCTGCCACGGCCCTTACATCCCACGCCTGTGGTAGACTGGGACGCTCGCCCGCTGCCCCCGCCCCCTGCCTACGACGAGGTGGCGCAAGATGAGGATGACTTTGAGGTCTGCTCTATCAACAGCACGCTCATGGGTGCAGGGCTCCCTGCTGGGCCCAGCCAGGGCGAGACCAACTACGCCTTTGTGCCTGAGCAGGCTCAGCTGCCCCCTGCCCTGGAGGACAACCTGTTCCTCCCGCCCCAGGGTGGCGGCAAGCCGCCCAGCTTGGCCCAGACGGCGGAGATTTTCCAGGCGCTGCAGCAGGAGTGTATGCTGCAGCTCCAGGTCCCTGCTGGCCCGctcaccccctcccccgccccgggCGGCGATGACAAGCCCCAGGTGCCACCCCGGGTACCTATCCCCCCTCGGCCCACACGCCCACGTGTGgagctctctccagctccctcggGTGAGGAAGAGGCGAGCCGGTGGCCTGGACCTGCCTCCCCTCCCCGAGTGCCTCCCCGGGAACCCCTGTCCCCTCAAGGTTCAAGGACCCCAAGCCCCCTGGTACCACCTGGCAGCTCTCCGTTACCACACCGGCTCTCTAGCTCACCTGGGAAGCCCATGCCCACCACCCAGAGCTTTGCCTCAGACCCTAAGTATGCCACGCCACAAGTGATCCAGGCTCCTGGCCAGCGGGCTGGCCCCTGCATCCTGCCCATTGTCCGTGATGGCAGGAAGGTCAGCAGTACTCACTACTACCTGCTGCCTGAGCGCCCTGCTTACCTGGAGCGCTATCAGCGCTTCCTTCGGGAGGCCCAGAGCCCTGAAGAGCCAGCCCCCCTACCTGTGCCCCTCCTGCTGCCCCCACCCAGTACCCCAGCCCCCGCTGCCCCCACTGCTACGGTTCGACCTATGCCTCAGGCTGCCCCGGACCCAAAGGCCAACTTCTCCACCAATAATAGCAACCCAGGGGCTCGGCCACCAGCCCTGAGGGCCACTGCTCGGCTGCCACAGAGGGGCTGCCCAGGGGACGGGCAAGAGGCTGCCCGCCCGGCAGACAAGGTCCAGATG GTGGAGCAGCTCTTTGGGCTGGGTCTTCGGCCACGGGTGGAGTGTCACAAAGTGCTGGAGATGTTTGATTGGaacctggagcaagctggctgccACCTTCTGGGTTCCTGTGGCCCGGCCCACCACAA GCGCTGA
- the Tnk2 gene encoding activated CDC42 kinase 1 isoform X3, producing MDPPDLLSVELSTSRPTQHLGRVKKPTYDPVSEDQDPLSSDFKRLGLRKPALPRGLWLAKPSARVPGTKAGRSGGGEVTLIDFGEEPAVPAPRPCAPSLAQLAMDACSLLDKTPPQSPTRALPRPLHPTPVVDWDARPLPPPPAYDEVAQDEDDFEVCSINSTLMGAGLPAGPSQGETNYAFVPEQAQLPPALEDNLFLPPQGGGKPPSLAQTAEIFQALQQECMLQLQVPAGPLTPSPAPGGDDKPQVPPRVPIPPRPTRPRVELSPAPSGEEEASRWPGPASPPRVPPREPLSPQGSRTPSPLVPPGSSPLPHRLSSSPGKPMPTTQSFASDPKYATPQVIQAPGQRAGPCILPIVRDGRKVSSTHYYLLPERPAYLERYQRFLREAQSPEEPAPLPVPLLLPPPSTPAPAAPTATVRPMPQAAPDPKANFSTNNSNPGARPPALRATARLPQRGCPGDGQEAARPADKVQMAMVHGVTTEECQAALQSHSWSVQRAAQYLKVEQLFGLGLRPRVECHKVLEMFDWNLEQAGCHLLGSCGPAHHKR from the exons ATGGACCCTCCTGACCTGCTGAGTGTGGAACTGAGCACCTCCCGACCCACCCAGCATCTAGGAAGGGTGAAAA AGCCAACATACGACCCTGTGAGTGAGGACCAAGACCCCTTATCCAGCGACTTCAAGAGGCTGGGCCTGAGGAAGCCAGCCCTGCCCCGAGGGCTGTGGCTAGCAAAGCCATCGGCCCGCGTGCCAGGCACCAAGGCAGGCCGCAGTGGTGGGGGCGAGGTCACGCTCATCGACTTTGGGGAGGAGCCTGCGGTCCCAGCCCCACGGCCCTGTGCACCCTCCTTGGCACAGTTGGCCATGGATGCCTGCTCCTTGCTGGACAAGACACCTCCACAGAGCCCCACACGGGCGCTGCCACGGCCCTTACATCCCACGCCTGTGGTAGACTGGGACGCTCGCCCGCTGCCCCCGCCCCCTGCCTACGACGAGGTGGCGCAAGATGAGGATGACTTTGAGGTCTGCTCTATCAACAGCACGCTCATGGGTGCAGGGCTCCCTGCTGGGCCCAGCCAGGGCGAGACCAACTACGCCTTTGTGCCTGAGCAGGCTCAGCTGCCCCCTGCCCTGGAGGACAACCTGTTCCTCCCGCCCCAGGGTGGCGGCAAGCCGCCCAGCTTGGCCCAGACGGCGGAGATTTTCCAGGCGCTGCAGCAGGAGTGTATGCTGCAGCTCCAGGTCCCTGCTGGCCCGctcaccccctcccccgccccgggCGGCGATGACAAGCCCCAGGTGCCACCCCGGGTACCTATCCCCCCTCGGCCCACACGCCCACGTGTGgagctctctccagctccctcggGTGAGGAAGAGGCGAGCCGGTGGCCTGGACCTGCCTCCCCTCCCCGAGTGCCTCCCCGGGAACCCCTGTCCCCTCAAGGTTCAAGGACCCCAAGCCCCCTGGTACCACCTGGCAGCTCTCCGTTACCACACCGGCTCTCTAGCTCACCTGGGAAGCCCATGCCCACCACCCAGAGCTTTGCCTCAGACCCTAAGTATGCCACGCCACAAGTGATCCAGGCTCCTGGCCAGCGGGCTGGCCCCTGCATCCTGCCCATTGTCCGTGATGGCAGGAAGGTCAGCAGTACTCACTACTACCTGCTGCCTGAGCGCCCTGCTTACCTGGAGCGCTATCAGCGCTTCCTTCGGGAGGCCCAGAGCCCTGAAGAGCCAGCCCCCCTACCTGTGCCCCTCCTGCTGCCCCCACCCAGTACCCCAGCCCCCGCTGCCCCCACTGCTACGGTTCGACCTATGCCTCAGGCTGCCCCGGACCCAAAGGCCAACTTCTCCACCAATAATAGCAACCCAGGGGCTCGGCCACCAGCCCTGAGGGCCACTGCTCGGCTGCCACAGAGGGGCTGCCCAGGGGACGGGCAAGAGGCTGCCCGCCCGGCAGACAAGGTCCAGATG GCCATGGTGCATGGGGTGACCACAGAGGAGTGCCAGGCGGCCCTGCAGAGCCACAGCTGGAGTGTGCAGAGGGCTGCCCAGTATCTGAAG GTGGAGCAGCTCTTTGGGCTGGGTCTTCGGCCACGGGTGGAGTGTCACAAAGTGCTGGAGATGTTTGATTGGaacctggagcaagctggctgccACCTTCTGGGTTCCTGTGGCCCGGCCCACCACAA GCGCTGA
- the Tnk2 gene encoding activated CDC42 kinase 1 isoform X2: MDPPDLLSVELSTSRPTQHLGRVKKPTYDPVSEDQDPLSSDFKRLGLRKPALPRGLWLAKPSARVPGTKAGRSGGGEVTLIDFGEEPAVPAPRPCAPSLAQLAMDACSLLDKTPPQSPTRALPRPLHPTPVVDWDARPLPPPPAYDEVAQDEDDFEVCSINSTLMGAGLPAGPSQGETNYAFVPEQAQLPPALEDNLFLPPQGGGKPPSLAQTAEIFQALQQECMLQLQVPAGPLTPSPAPGGDDKPQVPPRVPIPPRPTRPRVELSPAPSGEEEASRWPGPASPPRVPPREPLSPQGSRTPSPLVPPGSSPLPHRLSSSPGKPMPTTQSFASDPKYATPQVIQAPGQRAGPCILPIVRDGRKVSSTHYYLLPERPAYLERYQRFLREAQSPEEPAPLPVPLLLPPPSTPAPAAPTATVRPMPQAAPDPKANFSTNNSNPGARPPALRATARLPQRGCPGDGQEAARPADKVQMLQAMVHGVTTEECQAALQSHSWSVQRAAQYLKVEQLFGLGLRPRVECHKVLEMFDWNLEQAGCHLLGSCGPAHHKR, translated from the exons ATGGACCCTCCTGACCTGCTGAGTGTGGAACTGAGCACCTCCCGACCCACCCAGCATCTAGGAAGGGTGAAAA AGCCAACATACGACCCTGTGAGTGAGGACCAAGACCCCTTATCCAGCGACTTCAAGAGGCTGGGCCTGAGGAAGCCAGCCCTGCCCCGAGGGCTGTGGCTAGCAAAGCCATCGGCCCGCGTGCCAGGCACCAAGGCAGGCCGCAGTGGTGGGGGCGAGGTCACGCTCATCGACTTTGGGGAGGAGCCTGCGGTCCCAGCCCCACGGCCCTGTGCACCCTCCTTGGCACAGTTGGCCATGGATGCCTGCTCCTTGCTGGACAAGACACCTCCACAGAGCCCCACACGGGCGCTGCCACGGCCCTTACATCCCACGCCTGTGGTAGACTGGGACGCTCGCCCGCTGCCCCCGCCCCCTGCCTACGACGAGGTGGCGCAAGATGAGGATGACTTTGAGGTCTGCTCTATCAACAGCACGCTCATGGGTGCAGGGCTCCCTGCTGGGCCCAGCCAGGGCGAGACCAACTACGCCTTTGTGCCTGAGCAGGCTCAGCTGCCCCCTGCCCTGGAGGACAACCTGTTCCTCCCGCCCCAGGGTGGCGGCAAGCCGCCCAGCTTGGCCCAGACGGCGGAGATTTTCCAGGCGCTGCAGCAGGAGTGTATGCTGCAGCTCCAGGTCCCTGCTGGCCCGctcaccccctcccccgccccgggCGGCGATGACAAGCCCCAGGTGCCACCCCGGGTACCTATCCCCCCTCGGCCCACACGCCCACGTGTGgagctctctccagctccctcggGTGAGGAAGAGGCGAGCCGGTGGCCTGGACCTGCCTCCCCTCCCCGAGTGCCTCCCCGGGAACCCCTGTCCCCTCAAGGTTCAAGGACCCCAAGCCCCCTGGTACCACCTGGCAGCTCTCCGTTACCACACCGGCTCTCTAGCTCACCTGGGAAGCCCATGCCCACCACCCAGAGCTTTGCCTCAGACCCTAAGTATGCCACGCCACAAGTGATCCAGGCTCCTGGCCAGCGGGCTGGCCCCTGCATCCTGCCCATTGTCCGTGATGGCAGGAAGGTCAGCAGTACTCACTACTACCTGCTGCCTGAGCGCCCTGCTTACCTGGAGCGCTATCAGCGCTTCCTTCGGGAGGCCCAGAGCCCTGAAGAGCCAGCCCCCCTACCTGTGCCCCTCCTGCTGCCCCCACCCAGTACCCCAGCCCCCGCTGCCCCCACTGCTACGGTTCGACCTATGCCTCAGGCTGCCCCGGACCCAAAGGCCAACTTCTCCACCAATAATAGCAACCCAGGGGCTCGGCCACCAGCCCTGAGGGCCACTGCTCGGCTGCCACAGAGGGGCTGCCCAGGGGACGGGCAAGAGGCTGCCCGCCCGGCAGACAAGGTCCAGATG CTGCAGGCCATGGTGCATGGGGTGACCACAGAGGAGTGCCAGGCGGCCCTGCAGAGCCACAGCTGGAGTGTGCAGAGGGCTGCCCAGTATCTGAAG GTGGAGCAGCTCTTTGGGCTGGGTCTTCGGCCACGGGTGGAGTGTCACAAAGTGCTGGAGATGTTTGATTGGaacctggagcaagctggctgccACCTTCTGGGTTCCTGTGGCCCGGCCCACCACAA GCGCTGA